CGGTAACTATGCCAAGCTGCTGGAATTTAACATCTTTCTTTTTGAGGAATCCCAACAGGTACTTGGATATGGAAGTGTAATGTGGCTTCAACAAACAGATCATCTCTTCtgtaatgaaaacagaaacatttaataTATCCAgcgtaaaaaacacaaaaggaagGCATTCTTTTCTCTTGCCACACTGCATTACCAGTCATTTCTAATTCGCTTATGATAGTTGCAGAGTTGTACGCCAGCTGGGAATTTCTGATTTGCTCTGACAGCTTCACTAAGCCTGAAACTTGTTCTGATGTTATGGTTGCTGACAATTTTGTCCGGAGTACATCTGAAACAGTGAGTAATGGTAATAGATTATTAAAAAGTTTTCCACTGCaaacattcaaaataaataagtcattATTTCAAGTCAAGATCTCTCACCACAGGCCATCAGGTGATGCAAGCATGATGTCACATGAAGCAATGTCTCATCTGACAGGGTGTTAGATACAAGCGCACAGAGGAGTCCTGGTAAGCACAGACTTTCCATCACAGCCTAGATTACAATGGTTGGATTTAGGATAACTTTATCAGTCTCGGACAAATCAATAAAGCAggggtaggaaaaaaaaaaaaaaaaaaaaagaagaattgtAGTCTGCAAGTACCTGCTCACCGACATGGGAAGTGCACAGATCGGTGATTATCTTGCAGCTGTATGTGACTATAACAGAGTTTGATCTGGGATGATGAAGCACCTGACCAATTTCCTCCAATAGTCCTTCACTTACCAGGATGTCCTGGAATCAAATTACAAAACTACTGTCAATAttagaatttaaataaaaactgtgcAATTACTTTAGGTGACACTGAATGCCACTaaagtaaaatttaaataaatattggcacaatgcaaaaataaaaccataCTCAACCACTAAACAGTTTTATAATAAAACCAGGACTGCTCCCAGCTTTAttgttaattatttatttaggcTAACATACGGTGTTTGACGGGTGTGCCGACAGTGTAGACAGTAGTGTTAGGGCCGATTCAATCCACACTGAAGTAGAGGTTTTTAACAGTGCCTTCAGAGGCAACACACAGTCAAGCTCCATCAGCTGGTCCTGAATGAGAACTacacataaaagtaataaacaccaTCTGCCAGAGGTATGATACCTTTTTTGAATTTACTTTTTATAATTACCATTCTTCGAAAGAGTCTGCAGGCACCGGCATGCTTGGGCTGAATTCTGAAAaggaagttgttgttttttcctctttaaaaatatattttctttaaactAAGTTAAAATAACTCATGTTCAGAGTTACCTTTTTCACAGGTGAAGACATAAGAGTCAAAAGAGACCTTGATAAATAGTGACCCCCAATTCTGAGCAATCTTGGGTGATGCTCGTGGATAGCAGCGATGTTGCAAAGAGCAGTGCAGCTATAAAACTGAACCTCTGAATCTGAGGACTGTAGGAGAAGAAGCAAAACAGGAATCGCTCCTGCTTGGCATAACATCCTTGTTGACCAATCtgaagagtaaaaaaataaataaaattagaagggaaaaaaaaaaggaaatgtaacACTGGAAGAAATGGAGAAGTTTCTGGAAAATACAGTTGTGCTTAAAAATTTACATACACTCGTCATCGGCATGGATGTCACGGGAATTTTGGCCTTTTAATTCTTTAAACTGTTCTTTTCCAGGGTGGAAagactgtacagcatacatctttaatgattttaaaaaaaacaaacacacaaattggGTGCAGTTCTCTAATCCACACCAAGAAAAAAAGTGTATAGATAAAGGCTCGATTATATAATTACACCCCCAATAATGGGTAAATATCCTCCCTTACTAAGTTACAGATCGACCAGATGGTTTTagtagccatcaacaagcttctaGGCCTAAGGCCACGGCAAATTAACTCCTTGTTAGTGATCATGATTGACTACAACTCAGTTTCTTTTTGCCTGCATAAGGAGCATTTGTTTGAGCGCACATGTTGGACTgaccaatactcagaacaatggAAACTCCAGGGAACTCAGTGAAGAACAAACAATCAGAACTGTTACACAAGTTAGGAAGGTCTCTTGGAGTCACttctaaacaactgcaggtTTAAAGAGCATTACTTCAAACAACTGTACATAAGTACAAGTTATTAGGATTTGTCACCACTTTGCCCatctctggaaaaaaaagaagaagacctaAACTATCACCCTCAGATGAGAAGAAATTGGTTAGGATGTTTATTCAGCAACCCAGGAACCACCAAGGCTCAAGCCTGCCTGAAAACCGCAGGAACGTCAGCATCACTGTTCATGTGAAGCAAGTTTTACATCAGTTGGGCTGAGGGGGTGCTGACCAAGAAAGAGAATACCACAAAGACAAGAGGTGTGCTTAGAGCAATAAAGGTGAGGCTATCAActcaactgtcaaacatggtggtagTATCATCATACtctggtaaatggcctgtatttgtatagcgctttacttagtccctaaggaccccaaagcgctttacactacattcagttatccacccattcacacacacattcacacactggtgatggcaagctacacagtagccacagctgccctggggcgcactgacagaggcgaggctgccggacactggcgccactgggccctctgaccaccaccagtaggcagccttccgattacaagacgaactgccaactcttgagccacgatcgccccattgGGGGTGCTTTGCTTCCAGTGGTACTGGTACATTGCACAAAGTGGGTGGAATAATAAAGAAGGGAGGACTACCTTCAAATTCACCTAAAATTAACAACTAGATGATTGAAACTTGGAGTCAGTTGGGTCTTCCAAAGGGACAATGATCTCAAAgacacacatcaaaactggttttTGGAAAGGATGAAGCAGGCTAAGACTAAGGTTCTGGAGTGGGTTTCCCAAACCTCAACcctatttaaaaacaaaaacaaacaaacaaacaaaccccacaagaaaacaaataaataaaaactcaacTACCTCTCTTGGCAGAATCGGTAAAATATCCATCCAGAATTATtgcagaagcttgttgatggttACTAAAAACATCTGGTTGAGGTGCAACTTACTAAAGGGCATTTAACAAAACATTAGTACCTCCACTAATGTAAGGATGTGTGTATATCTGAGCCTGCATCTATACTTTTGACCCTGGGTCGATTAGACAAAATCCCAAATAAATTCAAAACTGTGCACAGACTCAATAAACATGTATACTgcacaatcattccaccctagaaaaagaacagttcaaagtaATCCCTAAATTACCATGGCATTGATGCCAATGATGAGTGTATCTAAACTTCTAAACACAACTGTAAGTGCACAGTTACATTCAAATGAAATGGTCCCACCTGACTGCGTGAGGTGTAATAGAGCCCAAGTTGCATTCCGTTGGACCTTTGGATCAAAAGATTTTGCTAAAGCCAAGAGTGGTATGATTCCATCGACCATCAAAGAATCTCGATTTGACTCTGGAAAGAAAGATGAAATAGCAACCATGCATGCAGGGACAATTCTGGAGTGCTAGAGGCCCAAAACAAATTAGCAGAATTTCAGCAAGACAGAGGAGAGGTCATTTCAAGAAGCACATGAAACAAAATAACTACTTTTCTCATAAGGCTTCAGTTCTCTTGCCATCCTCAAAGTCCTGCCATTTATTTTGCAATACATAATAAGTTTAAAATTAAGTGTTTGTACTTTCTAAACCGTGtcaaaaaatactttaaaaatgaaGGTCTGTACAAACCTGAGGAGGCCAACATGGCAACACAGGCACAGGAGTGACACTGAGCAGCGGGATCACCTGACCGGAACAACTCAATTATGGGCACCAGCATCCCCATTTCTATCACCAATTCTTTAGACACTGAAATCAAATTTTATGGATGGCAAATCATAAATAAGCCATTTGATCCAAAAGAACATGAGTTTTTAGAATCATATTATCAAAATCACTAAAATTCtggattaattaaaaaaaaattataataatgtaaatatcatACTATTATTATCTCTTACCATTATTCTTTAGTAACAGATTTACAAGGGCGAGAGAGACAGTCTTTTGAACATTGAGATCAGATGATAAAAGTAGAGCCATGATGGGCTCCATGAAGGCATCTGGTAATGGACAGTTCACTGTAACACACAAACAAgggaaaaataacacattttgaaaCTTAAGTCACATTTTTGGCTGTCAGATTGAACAATGTTCGAGTTGAGACCAATTTATAGTAGTTGTATGTCAGTCTTACTTGCAGAAGCTAAATGTTACAAACTTGATTTACATACTTGTAGCTGATTATAAATTCAAAAGATATATCCCTCATGAGTTGTGCTATAACCTCAAGCATCTAAATACAGCAATCTGTCAACTGCCACCTATACACAAAACACCTGGTCACCCATTTACATACTACAGAACACTGTCTATGCTGTACTGAAAGAAGAAGCCTCAGTTAATATGCACCATTGGGCTCTTGGTTGGCAGATTATCATAAAGCATACTGTGAATTTCACAGTAAAATCCTCTTATTCTTCCTTCTTTGTAACACATGGGTCCATAAGTGGGCGTTTTATCTGCCAGCCTtgggaaaaaaatacagttgGAAATTTGCATACTGGTCACATCCGTTAGAGAAAATATCTCTGCAGTAACTGATGGAGGCCTATGAAGGAACCTGAAGTGCAAACAATAGCTGATCAACTGCAAGTTACTGCTATCAGGAACACtgtcagatgaaacaaaaacgTGAAATCTTTATACTCACGATGATGACTGAGGTGTAGATAATACATGGCTGAAGTCATTTGTAGATCAGTGTTTTCTGAGGTTGCAAGTTTGTTCAGTGTTTGCAGACTTTCCTGGCTGAGAAGTTGAGTTTCGTTGTCTGGGAGGGGGAAAAGAGATTAATTGAATTGGTCATATAAAATTGTGTACAACTTTGAAGAGTAATAGCACATGCAGTATGAAAGTTTAAAGAAGTTGCTTTCTAAACGTTTACTTTGATGCTTTTCAATTTTCCAAATAACACAGAGGCCGTTTGCCTCGGTTTTTGTTCTTCTACTGCGATTtccataaaaaaaatatgcatggCTGCAATTTTCCTACCACAGTTGAGGCGTAAGGAAGGCAAATCAAAAGCCGTCTTTCTCTCGGATGAAATCCTAAAGCAGTTGCACCGTCCAATCTCTCTGAAAGCTTCCTTTATCTTGAGCTCCAGCTCTCTCCAAGCGCTCCTCAAATGATCCGCAAATTCCTTCAACAACCGCGAGCAGGTGTCACAAAACCCTGAAGCCATGACTGCATCTTGCACAAGGGCCTGACACCTGTCTATTTTACACAACCTGCACGTAGACACGCCTACTGCTGTGTCACGTGACTGCAAGGTAAGTTTAGACTCGAAAGTATCTTGCTCTTCTAGCTTTAAAGTTTTTGCATCTCTACACAACTTTAAAAGTAAAACTTATTGTGACActtaataaatattaatatttaaatattttaggaGTTTCACGGCTGTGCAAGTTTGTGGAATTCTGCAGCCTTCATATTAGGTTAGTCGTATTTTCGTTTGCGTTTCTTTTGTTCTAGGCTACAAATTTAttgtattctttttttgtgtgcactTCCCAGCCACCGTACTTTTGTGACTGTGACGTAGAATTGTACGATATTCTATGTGAACTGCGTAAAGTGCATATCAGCTTACAAAAAAGTGCAACACGGGTAAAAACATTACATTACTTGAATAAATTAATAGGATACTTCTTTTCTGGCCATTGTATTAATGCAATAacttatttttctatatttaacattatgGACAGATAAACATCAGGCTTTTAGAGGTAGACATAAAAATACGAAGAAAATGAAGCTAATCATAACAgaaaaaacatgtaaatgtatttctgTTATGAAATTCTGTCTTCAGCTTTGATTGgttaatttgttgtttttgtatgcACGTCAGACTACGTTTGACCGGCTCCGCCTCTCTTTTTCAGCTTTGTTGACTTGGAAACCGTCGAAGCGTTGTTGTTAAAGATGGAGGACAGCACAATCACTGCAGAGTAGATACATGCGCTAACCCTCGGCCAACTCTTCTGCTTCTTATACATACTTTTACGGACTGCTTCTGTGGAGCGAGGTTTGTTTTAATACTCAGACTGTTCGTTGAAGCTCCTAAATATTATCTTACCAAATGTAGTAACCCCACAAAGTCAGTGAGCTATCAGAAGCATTTAGCAAGCTAGCTGCTAAAGTGGCTAAGGTTAGTGGTTCACACAAACTGTACTTTTTCctatactttgacttcagcaaaTTAAACACCATGGGAGACTGAATACGGTTTTGTTTTACTAGAGTGCTAAACTATATAATTAAACGCTTGGCTAGCAAAACCTAGCTAACCCAGTAGAGATTTTGTTGTGCAACTTTAACGTCGTTGTCATGTATTTTTTAGAATGAGAGTCTTAAGTCCTGGATTATTCTCATTTTGCGCTCGGAAAGACAAACATCACGCTGTCTGAGAATGCCAGCAAGTAAGTTTCCTGCTGTTCCTGCTCACTCCAATGGTGGAAGTTTCTTTAAATTAAAGTAGTAATGTCGTTTTTTATCGGCTGCTCCCATTTGGGGTCGCCACAGTACATCATCTGCCTGCATCTCTCCTTATCCCTCTGCATTTCCTCCTTCACTATATTCCCGGATATTTTCTGtagtctttctcttttcctcctgtttgGTAGCTTTATATTTAACATATGTCTAATCTATCCGCTATCCCCTCCTCTGGACATGCCCAAACCCCCTTGGTCTTGTTTGTTAACTTTGGTAGCGTTTCCAAACTCttaaacctgagctgtccctatGATGTACTCATTTTTAATCCTGTCCATTCTGGTCACTCCCTTAACATTGTTAACATCTTCAACTCCATCACTAGCTCCAGCTCAGATTCCTGTCTTTTTCTTGGTGCCAccgtctccaaaccatacatcatattAGTTCTCACTAAAATGTTGCAAACCTTCTCTGTCACTCTTGCTGGTCTCCTTCTTTCTACTCATACTTATCTCCACCTACTCCACCATGCctacactctcttcttcacctcacttGTCCCCTGTCTGTTGCATTGCTACTTTAACGTCTCTTACTTAGTGTGATGCAGTAGTGTAAAAATGCAGTTACAAGTTTTGCAAAAAGATTTTATCAACCTACAGAAGTGTTATCAACAACGTGTAGTTAATCTTATTAATGTTATAAAGTCTAATCTGCATTTTCATGTAATCTATATAAAATGTTCCCTTTTATAGGTGAGAGTGAAGACCGGGCAAAAACCCGGGAAAGATTTAATGAAGTCTTCAAGAAGTACACAGAatcagagaagaaaaagaaaagcactgAAACACCGGAGACTATTGTGGTATGTGTTTCTTGTGTTCTATTGATAATTTTACATCAGACGTTCTATATGTTGGCAAAAACATATAGAACTTGCAGGACATGTCTTAAAACTATTTCTGAATAGTT
This is a stretch of genomic DNA from Pelmatolapia mariae isolate MD_Pm_ZW linkage group LG16_19, Pm_UMD_F_2, whole genome shotgun sequence. It encodes these proteins:
- the LOC134646130 gene encoding uncharacterized protein LOC134646130; translated protein: MASGFCDTCSRLLKEFADHLRSAWRELELKIKEAFREIGRCNCFRISSERKTAFDLPSLRLNCDNETQLLSQESLQTLNKLATSENTDLQMTSAMYYLHLSHHLNCPLPDAFMEPIMALLLSSDLNVQKTVSLALVNLLLKNNVSKELVIEMGMLVPIIELFRSGDPAAQCHSCACVAMLASSESNRDSLMVDGIIPLLALAKSFDPKVQRNATWALLHLTQSDWSTRMLCQAGAIPVLLLLLQSSDSEVQFYSCTALCNIAAIHEHHPRLLRIGGHYLSRSLLTLMSSPVKKNSAQACRCLQTLSKNVLIQDQLMELDCVLPLKALLKTSTSVWIESALTLLSTLSAHPSNTDILVSEGLLEEIGQVLHHPRSNSVIVTYSCKIITDLCTSHVGEQAVMESLCLPGLLCALVSNTLSDETLLHVTSCLHHLMACDVLRTKLSATITSEQVSGLVKLSEQIRNSQLAYNSATIISELEMTEEMICLLKPHYTSISKYLLGFLKKKDVKFQQLGIVTVFNLKKDGDFSSLLTNSELQVQLLKVHAQTEETRQLLQMIQPLSPSPLNS